In Paraburkholderia youngii, the genomic stretch TGCCCGTTTCCGCAATCGATTCGGCGACCTGCTCCGGCTGCAGATCGATATTGACGCCGAGCGCCTCGAGCACGTCCGCGCTGCCCGACTTGCTCGATACGCCGCGATTGCCGTGCTTCGCGACCTTCGCGCCGGCCGCGGCCGATACGAACATCGTCGCGGTGGAAATGTTGAACGTGTGCGCGCCGTCGCCGCCGGTGCCGACGATGTCGACGAAGTTCGAGTTGTCCTGCACGTCGACGTGCCGCGCAAATTCACGCATCACCGTGGCGGCCGCGGTGATTTCGCCGATGGTCTCTTTTTTGACGCGCAGACCGGTGATGATCGCCGCCGACATCACCGGTGACAGCTCACCGCGCATGATCAGGCGCATCAGGTGCAGCATTTCGTCGTGGAAAATCTCGCGGTGCTCGATGGTCCGCTGCAGGGCTTCCTGGGGCGTAATGGACATGATCTCGTCTCTCTTCTGGTCAGGCATTGCGGGAAGCCGGATGATGCGCAGCCTTGCCGCCGACGGCGAGCTTTGATTGCTTGACGAAGTTTTCGAGCAGCGCGTGGCCGTGTTCGGAGAGGATCGATTCCGGGTGGAACTGCACGCCTTCCACGGCGAGTTCCTTGTGGCGCACGCCCATGATTTCGCCGTCTTCGGTCCATGCCGATACTTCGAGGCAGTCGGGCAGCGATTCGCGTTCGATCGCGAGCGAGTGATAGCGCGTCACCGTGAAATGCTTCGGCAGGTCCGCGAACACGCCCTTGCAGTCGGTTTCGATCGTACTGACCTTGCCGTGCATGATGGTTTGCGCGCGCACGACGCGGCCGCCGAATGCCTCGCCGATCGCCTGGTGGCCGAGGCACACGCCGAGAATCGGCGTCTTGCCGGAGAATTCGCGCAGCACGTCGAGCGTGATGCCCGCGTGTTGCGGATTGCTCGGACCCGGCGACAGGCAGATGCGCTCGGGATTCAGCCTGGCGATTTCATCGAGTGTGATTTCGTCGTTGCGGTAGGTGCGCACGTCTTCGCCGAGTTCGCCGAAGTACTGCACCAGGTTGTAGGTGAACGAGTCGTAGTTGTCGATCATGAGCAGCATGGTGTGTCTCCGGTCAGAAGTCGCTATCGAGGCCGTCCTGGACCTGCTCGGCAGCGCGCAGCACCGCACGCGCCTTGTTCTCGGTCTCTTGCCATTCGGATTCCGGCACTGAATCGGCGACCACGCCCGCGGCCGCCTGCACATACAGATTGCCGTTCGCGATCACGCCGGTGCGGATCGTGATGGCCAGATCCATCTCGCCGGTGAACGACAGATAACCGACCGCCCCGCCGTAGACGCCGCGCTTGATGGGTTCGAGCTCGTCGATCAGCTCCATCGCGCGGACCTTCGGCGCGCCCGACAGCGTGCCGGCCGGGAAGGTGGCGCGCAGCACGTCGAAATTGGTCATGTCGCTCTTGAGCTTGCCTTCGACCGAGCTGACGATGTGCTGCACGTGCGAGTATTTTTCGATCACCATCTTGTCGGTCACGACGACCGAGCCGATCTGCGCGATGCGGCCGACGTCGTTGCGCGCGAGATCGATCAGCATCACGTGCTCGGCGATTTCCTTCGGATCGTTCAGCAGTTCGGTCGCGAGCGCGGCGTCGCGCTCGGGCGTGTTGCCGCGCGGACGCGTGCCAGCGAGCGGGCGGATCGTGACGATACGGTCCTCGCCGCGCTTTTCCTGGCGCACCAGGATTTCCGGCGACGCGCCGACCACGTGGAAGTCGCCGAAGTTGTAGTAATACATATACGGCGACGGATTCAGCGAGCGCAGCGCGCGATACAGCGACAGTGGATTGTCGCGGTACGGCTTGGTCAGGCGCTGGCCGACCTGCACCTGCATCAGTTCGCCGGCGGCGATGTATTCCTTGGCCTTGCGCACGGCGGCCAGGTAATCGTCTTTCGCGAACTCGCGGTAGATCTCGGTGCGCACACTAGCCGACACGACGGGCGGCTCGACGGTGACGCGCAGCCGCTGGCGCAGTTCGCGCAGACGGTGCTTCGCTTTCGTATAGGCCTCGGCCTGGGTCGGGTCCGCGTAGACCACCAGATAGAGCTTGCCCGCGAGGTTGTCGATGACGGCGACTTCCTCGGTCAGCAGCAACTGAATGTCGGGCAGGTTCAGATCGTCTTTCGGCGCGCTGTGCGCGAGCTTCTTCTCGATGTAGCGCACCGCGTCATAGCCGAAGTAGCCGGCGAGACCGCCCGTGAAGCGCGGCAGCCCCGGGCGTTGCGCGACCTTGAAGCGCGCCTGGAACTGCTGGATGAAGGCGAGCGGATCGCCGTCGTGCGTTTCGACGACCTTGCCGTCGCGCACCACTTCCGACACGCCGTTGCGCGTGCGCACGAGAGTGCGCGCCGGCAGCCCGATGAACGAATAACGCCCGAAGCGTTCGCCGCCGACCACCGATTCCAGCAGGAACGAGTTTGCGCCGTTGCGCTCGGTCTGCGCGAGCTTCAGGTACAGCGACAGCGGCGTTTCGAGGTCGGCGAGCGCTTCGGCGATCAGCGGGATGCGGTTGAAACCCTCGTTGGCGAGGGACTGGAATTCGAGTTCGGTCATGTTCCGATCCTGTACGGTGGTCCGGCGGCAGCAAGCGTCGGGCAAAGCGGGGCGAAGCGCCTCCGGTCAGGGCGTGGGTCGACGTTCTCGACACGATGATACCGACCGGCGCGGGTCTTCCATCGGCGCGTGCGAGCGGTGCGGGTGAGCGACCGTACCTTGCGGGTACGCGCAGGCCCAATCAGCCGATGCAGCAG encodes the following:
- a CDS encoding aminodeoxychorismate/anthranilate synthase component II, which encodes MLLMIDNYDSFTYNLVQYFGELGEDVRTYRNDEITLDEIARLNPERICLSPGPSNPQHAGITLDVLREFSGKTPILGVCLGHQAIGEAFGGRVVRAQTIMHGKVSTIETDCKGVFADLPKHFTVTRYHSLAIERESLPDCLEVSAWTEDGEIMGVRHKELAVEGVQFHPESILSEHGHALLENFVKQSKLAVGGKAAHHPASRNA
- the trpE gene encoding anthranilate synthase component I; the protein is MTELEFQSLANEGFNRIPLIAEALADLETPLSLYLKLAQTERNGANSFLLESVVGGERFGRYSFIGLPARTLVRTRNGVSEVVRDGKVVETHDGDPLAFIQQFQARFKVAQRPGLPRFTGGLAGYFGYDAVRYIEKKLAHSAPKDDLNLPDIQLLLTEEVAVIDNLAGKLYLVVYADPTQAEAYTKAKHRLRELRQRLRVTVEPPVVSASVRTEIYREFAKDDYLAAVRKAKEYIAAGELMQVQVGQRLTKPYRDNPLSLYRALRSLNPSPYMYYYNFGDFHVVGASPEILVRQEKRGEDRIVTIRPLAGTRPRGNTPERDAALATELLNDPKEIAEHVMLIDLARNDVGRIAQIGSVVVTDKMVIEKYSHVQHIVSSVEGKLKSDMTNFDVLRATFPAGTLSGAPKVRAMELIDELEPIKRGVYGGAVGYLSFTGEMDLAITIRTGVIANGNLYVQAAAGVVADSVPESEWQETENKARAVLRAAEQVQDGLDSDF